The Planctomycetia bacterium genome includes a window with the following:
- a CDS encoding glutaredoxin family protein: MPSAHEHSVVLYTRRGCHLCDDVKLVLGQFGLVPREVDIDSQPDAELKSRYDHWVPVVEINGKERFRGGVDPTLLRRILQSESATG; this comes from the coding sequence ATGCCGTCCGCTCACGAACATTCGGTCGTCCTCTATACCCGACGGGGCTGCCATCTTTGCGACGACGTGAAACTCGTGCTCGGGCAGTTCGGTCTCGTGCCGCGCGAAGTCGATATCGATTCGCAACCGGACGCGGAGCTCAAATCCCGTTACGATCATTGGGTTCCGGTCGTCGAGATCAACGGCAAAGAGCGCTTTCGCGGCGGCGTCGACCCGACGCTGCTGAGAAGAATCCTGCAAAGCGAATCGGCCACCGGATAA
- a CDS encoding FAD-dependent oxidoreductase, translating to MSVDTPAKIAIVGAGPIGLEAALYARYLGYDVDIYERGRTLEQVRGAGHLAWFAPWEQNVTSLGIASLRNQDPDWRPAPAGEILTGREWVERYFGPLSECDLLADCIQQ from the coding sequence ATGTCCGTCGATACTCCCGCCAAGATCGCGATCGTCGGCGCCGGCCCGATCGGCTTGGAAGCCGCGCTCTATGCGCGCTACCTCGGCTACGATGTCGATATTTACGAACGAGGCCGAACCCTCGAACAAGTTCGCGGCGCCGGGCATCTCGCGTGGTTCGCGCCGTGGGAGCAAAACGTTACGTCGCTCGGGATCGCTTCGCTGCGCAATCAAGATCCCGATTGGCGGCCGGCACCGGCGGGTGAAATTCTTACCGGCCGGGAATGGGTCGAGCGCTACTTCGGGCCGTTGTCCGAGTGCGATCTGCTGGCCGATTGCATTCAACAAG
- the thiO gene encoding glycine oxidase ThiO: protein MDDTLIIGGGAIGLSLAYELARRGEKVRVIERGLLGRESSWAGAGIVPPAIVRAEDPPLAQLGGHAYDLHIEWNARLKHDTGIDTGYHCRGALYLAQDTSVLDRLENDVAPFRAQNLPCEKLTAAKLAEVEPALAGAMDDGRITAGYYVPGEAQLRNPWYIRALEAACSDLGVKFTTAAPAEEFILRDGLLREVRTPIGTFAAEKFCLTTGSWSAHLGELLGLRLAIKPIRGQIALLHPAKPVINGIVYSGRKYFVARQDGRVLVGSTEEDVGFDKTTTSIVVRDLLDFALHIAPALNDATVEQSWAGLRPHSADGLPYLGRSPTCANMYVAAGHYRWGLCLSPATAVVMAQLMNGEPTLVDLAAFRLDREPKTVPSTSH, encoded by the coding sequence ATGGACGACACACTCATCATCGGCGGCGGCGCGATCGGCCTGTCGCTGGCCTACGAGTTGGCCCGACGCGGCGAGAAGGTGCGCGTCATCGAACGAGGGCTGCTCGGCCGCGAGTCGTCGTGGGCCGGCGCCGGCATCGTTCCGCCGGCGATCGTGCGCGCCGAAGATCCGCCGCTTGCGCAACTCGGCGGCCATGCCTACGACTTGCACATCGAATGGAATGCGCGCCTCAAGCACGACACCGGCATCGACACCGGCTACCACTGTCGCGGGGCGCTCTACCTTGCGCAAGATACGAGCGTGTTGGACCGACTGGAGAACGACGTCGCACCGTTTCGCGCGCAGAATCTTCCGTGTGAGAAGCTCACCGCGGCGAAACTCGCCGAGGTCGAACCCGCGTTGGCCGGCGCCATGGACGACGGACGTATCACGGCCGGCTATTACGTTCCCGGCGAAGCGCAGCTCCGCAATCCGTGGTATATCCGTGCGCTCGAAGCCGCTTGCTCCGACCTCGGCGTGAAGTTCACGACCGCCGCGCCGGCGGAAGAGTTCATCCTGCGCGACGGCTTGCTGCGCGAAGTGCGCACGCCGATCGGCACGTTCGCCGCCGAGAAGTTCTGCCTCACGACCGGCTCTTGGAGTGCGCACCTCGGCGAACTGCTCGGGTTGCGGCTTGCGATCAAGCCGATCCGCGGACAGATCGCGCTGCTGCATCCGGCGAAACCGGTGATCAATGGAATCGTCTACTCCGGCCGCAAGTATTTCGTCGCCCGCCAAGACGGTCGGGTCTTAGTCGGCTCGACGGAGGAAGACGTCGGCTTCGATAAGACGACGACGAGCATCGTCGTGCGCGATCTGCTCGACTTCGCGCTCCACATCGCTCCGGCTCTGAACGACGCCACGGTCGAGCAAAGCTGGGCCGGCTTGCGTCCGCATTCGGCCGACGGACTCCCCTACCTCGGTCGTTCGCCGACCTGCGCGAATATGTATGTCGCCGCGGGGCACTACCGTTGGGGCTTGTGTTTGTCGCCGGCGACCGCCGTCGTGATGGCGCAACTGATGAACGGCGAACCGACGCTCGTCGATCTCGCGGCCTTCCGTCTCGATCGTGAACCGAAAACAGTCCCGTCGACATCCCATTAG